In Eubalaena glacialis isolate mEubGla1 chromosome 4, mEubGla1.1.hap2.+ XY, whole genome shotgun sequence, one DNA window encodes the following:
- the RAD23A gene encoding UV excision repair protein RAD23 homolog A isoform X2 produces the protein MAVTITLKTLQQQTFKIRMEPDETVKVLKEKIEAEKGRDAFPVAGQKLIYAGKILSDDVPIKDYHIDEKNFVVVMVTKAKTSPGTSVPPEASPTAAPESSTSFPSAPASGMSNPPPTAKEDKSPSEESAPTTSPESVSGSVPSSGSSGREEDAASTLVTGSEYETMLTEIMSMGYERERVVAALRASYNNPHRAVEYLLTGIPGSPEPEHGSVQESQVPEQPATEAGENPLEFLRDQPQFQNMRQVIQQNPALLPALLQQLGQENPQLLQQISRHQEQFIQMLNEPPGELADISDVEGEVGAIGEEAPQMNYIQVTPQEKEAIERLKALGFPESLVIQAYFACEKNENLAANFLLSQNFDDE, from the exons ATGGCCGTCACGATCACGCTCAAAACGCTGCAGCAGCAGACCTTCAAGATCCGCATGGAACCTGATGAGACG GTGAAGGTGCTGAAGGAGAAGATAGAAGCTGAGAAGGGTCGTGATGCTTTCCCCGTGGCTGGACAGAAACTCATCTATGCTGGCAAGATCCTGAGTGATGATGTCCCCATCAAGGACTATCACATCGATGAGAAGAACTTTGTGGTTGTCATGGTGACCAAG GCCAAAACTAGCCCAGGCACCTCAGTACCCCCAGAGGCTTCACCCACTGCTGCCCCGGAGTCTTCCACATCCTTCCCATCGGCCCCTGCCTCAGGCATGTCCAATCCCCCACCTACCGCCAAAGAGGACAAGAGCCCATCGGAGGAATCAGCCCCCACGACGTCCCCGGAGTCTGTGTCCGG CTCTGTTCCCTCTTCAGGTAGCAGCGGGCGAGAGGAAGACGCGGCCTCCACGCTAG TGACTGGCTCTGAGTACGAGACGATGCTGACGGAGATCATGTCCATGGGCTACGAGCGGGAGCGGGTCGTGGCTGCCCTGAGGGCCAGCTACAACAATCCCCACCGGGCCGTAGAGTATCTACTCACG GGAATTCCTGGGAGCCCCGAGCCGGAACACGGTTCTGTCCAGGAGAGCCAAGTACCCGAGCAGCCGGCCACAGAAGCAG GAGAGAACCCCTTGGAATTCCTGCGGGATCAGCCCCAGTTCCAGAACATGCGGCAGGTGATTCAGCAGAACCCGGCGCTGCTGCCAGCCCTGCTCCAGCAGCTGGGCCAGGAGAACCCCCAGCTCTTACAG CAAATCAGCCGGCACCAGGAGCAGTTCATCCAGATGTTGAACGAGCCCCCTGGGGAGCTGGCAGACATCTCGGACGTGGAGGGTGAGGTGGGCGCAATAGGCGAGGAGGCCCCACAGATGAACTACATCCAGGTGACACCGCAGGAAAAAGAGGCTATAGAGAGG TTGAAGGCCCTGGGCTTCCCAGAGAGCCTGGTGATCCAGGCCTACTTCGCTTGTGAAAAAAACGAGAACTTGGCTGCCAACTTCCTCCTGAGTCAGAACTTTGATGACGAGTGA
- the GADD45GIP1 gene encoding large ribosomal subunit protein mL64: MAAPVRQARSLLGLAMTLGPGSRGYRAPPPPRRSKGPWWPDPDDPLTPPWQLGPRYAAKQFGRHGAASGVAAGSLWPSRKQLHELEAEEREWYPSLAAMQESLRVQQLAEEQKLRAREQLIEERMAKMPQMIETWQRQQQERREKERADKERRARLQAEAQERLGYHVDPRSARFQELLQDLEKQHRKRLKEEKQRKKKEARAAAMAAAAAQDPADSATPSS, from the exons ATGGCTGCGCCCGTAAGGCAGGCGCGCAGCCTGCTCGGGTTGGCGATGACCCTAGGCCCGGGCTCCCGCGGCTACCGagcgcccccgcccccgcgccgCTCAAAGGGGCCCTGGTGGCCCGACCCGGATGACCCACTGACTCCGCCCTGGCAGCTGGGTCCGCGCTACGCAGCTAAGCAGTTCGGGCGGCATGGCGCCGCCTCCGGGGTGGCCGCCGGTTCTCTGTGGCCTTCGCGGAAACAGCTGCACGAGCTGGAGGCCGAGGAGCGCGAATGGTACCCGAGCCTGGCGGCCATGCAGGAGTCGCTGCGGGTGCAGCAGCTGGCCGAGGAGCAGAAGCTACGAGCCAG ggagcagctCATTGAAGAGCGCATGGCCAAGATGCCACAGATGATTGAGAcctggcagcggcagcagcaggagCGCAGGGAGAAGGAGCGGGCGGACAAGGAGCGGAGGGCTCGGCTGCAGGCTGAGGCCCAGGAGCGCCTGGGATACCACGTGGACCCGAGGAGTGCCCGCTTCCAGGAGCTGCTGCAGGACTTGGAGAAGCAGCATCGCAAGCGCCTCAAAgaggagaaacaaagaaagaagaaggaggcaCGAGCTGCTGCGATGGCCGCTGCTGCAGCCCAGGACCCAGCAGACTCTGCGACACCCAGCTCCTGA
- the CALR gene encoding calreticulin, producing the protein MLLPELVLLGLLGLAAAEPVIYFKEQFLDGDGWTERWIESKHKPDFGKFVLSSGKFYGDQEKDKGLQTSQDARFYALSARFEPFSNKGHTLVVQFTVKHEQNIDCGGGYVKLFPDGLDQTDMHGDSEYNIMFGPDICGPGTKKVHVIFNYKGKNVLINKDIRCKDDEFTHLYTLIVRPDNTYEVKIDNSQVESGSLEDDWDFLPPKKIKDPDAVKPEDWDERAKVDDPTDSKPEDWDKPEHIPDPDAKKPEDWDEEMDGEWEPPVIQNPEYKGEWKPRQIDNPDYKGIWIHPEIDNPEYSPDSNIYAYENFAVLGLDLWQVKSGTIFDNFLITNDEAYAEEFGNETWGVTKAAEKQMKDKQDEEQRLKEEEEEKKRKEEEEADKEDEEDKEEDEEDEDEKEEEEEEDAAAGQAKDEL; encoded by the exons ATGCTGCTACCCGAGCTGGTGCTGCTCGGCCTTCTTGGCCTGGCCGCCGCTGAACCCGTCATTTACTTCAAGGAGCAGTTTCTGGACGGAG ACGGGTGGACTGAGCGCTGGATCGAATCCAAACACAAACCGGATTTTGGTAAATTCGTTCTCAGTTCCGGCAAGTTCTACGGTGACCAGGAGAAGGATAAAG GGCTGCAGACAAGCCAGGATGCCCGGTTTTACGCTCTGTCGGCCAGATTCGAGCCCTTCAGCAATAAGGGTCATACACTGGTGGTGCAGTTCACCGTGAAACACGAACAGAACATCGACTGTGGGGGCGGCTACGTGAAGCTATTTCCAGATGGTCTGGACCAGACAGACATGCATGGAGACTCTGAATACAACATCATGTTTG GCCCGGACATCTGTGGCCCTGGCACCAAGAAGGTTCATGTCATCTTTAACTACAAGGGCAAGAACGTGCTGATCAACAAGGATATCCGTTGCAAG GACGATGAATTCACACACCTGTACACGCTGATTGTGCGGCCTGATAATACCTATGAGGTAAAGATTGACAACAGCCAGGTGGAGTCAGGCTCCTTGGAGGACGATTGGGATTTCTTGCCTCCCAAGAAGATAAAGGATCCTGATGCTGTAAAGCCTGAAGACTGGGACGAGCGAGCCAAGGTTGATGACCCTACAGACTCCAAGCCTGAG GACTGGGACAAGCCTGAGCACATTCCTGACCCCGATGCTAAGAAGCCCGAGGACTGGGATGAAGAGATGGACGGAGAGTGGGAACCACCAGTGATTCAGAACCCAGAGTACAAG GGTGAGTGGAAGCCCCGGCAGATTGACAACCCAGATTACAAGGGCATTTGGATCCACCCAGAGATCGACAACCCTGAGTATTCCCCTGATAGCAACATCTACGCCTATGAAAACTTTGCTGTACTGGGCTTGGATCTATGGCAG GTCAAGTCTGGCACCATCTTTGACAACTTCCTCATCACCAACGACGAAGCATATGCTGAGGAGTTTGGCAACGAGACGTGGGGTGTTACGAAG GcagcagaaaaacaaatgaaggacaAGCAAGACGAAGAGCAGAGgctaaaggaggaggaggaggagaagaagcgcaaggaagaggaggaggcagacaaggaagatgaggaggacaaggaggaggatgaggaggatgaggatgagaaagaggaagaggaggaggaagacgcTGCCGCCGGCCAGGCCAAGGATGAGCTGTAG
- the RAD23A gene encoding UV excision repair protein RAD23 homolog A isoform X1, translating into MAVTITLKTLQQQTFKIRMEPDETVKVLKEKIEAEKGRDAFPVAGQKLIYAGKILSDDVPIKDYHIDEKNFVVVMVTKAKTSPGTSVPPEASPTAAPESSTSFPSAPASGMSNPPPTAKEDKSPSEESAPTTSPESVSGSVPSSGSSGREEDAASTLVTGSEYETMLTEIMSMGYERERVVAALRASYNNPHRAVEYLLTGIPGSPEPEHGSVQESQVPEQPATEAAGENPLEFLRDQPQFQNMRQVIQQNPALLPALLQQLGQENPQLLQQISRHQEQFIQMLNEPPGELADISDVEGEVGAIGEEAPQMNYIQVTPQEKEAIERLKALGFPESLVIQAYFACEKNENLAANFLLSQNFDDE; encoded by the exons ATGGCCGTCACGATCACGCTCAAAACGCTGCAGCAGCAGACCTTCAAGATCCGCATGGAACCTGATGAGACG GTGAAGGTGCTGAAGGAGAAGATAGAAGCTGAGAAGGGTCGTGATGCTTTCCCCGTGGCTGGACAGAAACTCATCTATGCTGGCAAGATCCTGAGTGATGATGTCCCCATCAAGGACTATCACATCGATGAGAAGAACTTTGTGGTTGTCATGGTGACCAAG GCCAAAACTAGCCCAGGCACCTCAGTACCCCCAGAGGCTTCACCCACTGCTGCCCCGGAGTCTTCCACATCCTTCCCATCGGCCCCTGCCTCAGGCATGTCCAATCCCCCACCTACCGCCAAAGAGGACAAGAGCCCATCGGAGGAATCAGCCCCCACGACGTCCCCGGAGTCTGTGTCCGG CTCTGTTCCCTCTTCAGGTAGCAGCGGGCGAGAGGAAGACGCGGCCTCCACGCTAG TGACTGGCTCTGAGTACGAGACGATGCTGACGGAGATCATGTCCATGGGCTACGAGCGGGAGCGGGTCGTGGCTGCCCTGAGGGCCAGCTACAACAATCCCCACCGGGCCGTAGAGTATCTACTCACG GGAATTCCTGGGAGCCCCGAGCCGGAACACGGTTCTGTCCAGGAGAGCCAAGTACCCGAGCAGCCGGCCACAGAAGCAG CAGGAGAGAACCCCTTGGAATTCCTGCGGGATCAGCCCCAGTTCCAGAACATGCGGCAGGTGATTCAGCAGAACCCGGCGCTGCTGCCAGCCCTGCTCCAGCAGCTGGGCCAGGAGAACCCCCAGCTCTTACAG CAAATCAGCCGGCACCAGGAGCAGTTCATCCAGATGTTGAACGAGCCCCCTGGGGAGCTGGCAGACATCTCGGACGTGGAGGGTGAGGTGGGCGCAATAGGCGAGGAGGCCCCACAGATGAACTACATCCAGGTGACACCGCAGGAAAAAGAGGCTATAGAGAGG TTGAAGGCCCTGGGCTTCCCAGAGAGCCTGGTGATCCAGGCCTACTTCGCTTGTGAAAAAAACGAGAACTTGGCTGCCAACTTCCTCCTGAGTCAGAACTTTGATGACGAGTGA